The genomic DNA TTGTGGTAGTGATGCAGCTGCAGGTATTCCGCGCCCAAGCAGATGAGTATAAAGAGCGTGAACTGAGGGGGAAAGAGGGGAGTTTTAGTGGGGACTTGGGTGGATCTTCGGTCAGCTACTTGCAATCAGATTGACACACAGCAAATTGCAGATCAAACCATAGCAGCCAAACATGACAATCATGCAGATGGTGCCACCCAGCACCAGACTCTTGACGAAATACGTGTGCTCCGGCGTGTTGGGCTCCGCGGCCTGCAGGCCCAAGCCAGCGCCGCACATGACGCCAATGCCCAGCAGCTAGAGGGAAGAGAAAAGACTTTAGACGGTTAGAAATTCTTCTTTGGTCTGCGACTTACCATATACAGCAGATTGGCGAGCAGCCCTGACAGCTTAATTGTGTTGTAGCAGCGATTCATCTCGAGACTAaaggcagctccagctgctgcgccGAATTTAAGCAAAGTGCAAGAGGCAGGCCAGGCCCTGGCGATAAGAGAGTGAACAGTAAAAGTGCAGCGACACTTTTCTACAATCAGTTGGGGGgtgattttattttcatgtCAAATATATAAAAGTGTTTTGTACAGCCTACAAAAATTGCCTAAAATTGGTTGCTTAATAAATATGACATAGAGTAGAGCTACATAAAGTTCCAACGTTGCGAgagccaaaaaaaggaaactctCGCGCGTCTCAAATGTTTCCTTGTGGGTTCGGTTCGTGTCTGCTTCGTGTGGGTTCGTGTCTGCTTCGTGTGGGTTCGTGTCTGTATGGGCTCGGCTAAATAAAGAACACAACGAGTGGGGTTCGCTcataaaatttcaataaatatcaCATTGTGTTGAAGAAAAGAGAGAGTTCCTGGCAATGTGCGCTCTTCCATTCCCTGCCTCATTCTACAGGCGCCATGGCAGCGGTATGAAGCCCCATTTTTGTGTTATATCCTTGAAGTCGCACTGCATGCAGAGCACcaccttctcctgcttctggtTGCGCGCATTGGTGGCCGCTTTGAGCGTCAGACAGAGCTTGGTGTCGCGATGCGAGATTTGCTGCGTCTGCGGGTGGATAAGGAAAAGGTTAAAAAAGGTTAAACAGCGCTTgggacacacactcacatccATGTCGTAGTTCCACAGCTGACTGACATCGCCCGCGCACTGCGTCAGCATCACGTTCGACATCGTTGCATTGCGATTTTTGAGCAGCTTGATCACGCCCTGCTTGGGCGGTCTGTAGGCCAGGCAAATGTTGTCATTGGTCATGATCTGACCCTTCGGTGTGATCACAAACATGTCCATGGTCTGCGCGTGCGATGTGCAGTCGCCTACGGTCACCGGCTGCAGGGAGGAACGCGGCGCCACCTCCTTCAGCGGACGCAGACACTTGTCCCGCTCGAGATCAATCAGCGACATAAACTCCTCCGATTTGCTCTCAATCTCCTCAAAGGCGCGCTTCCACTCCCGCGAGAGTGCGCGCCCCGGCAGGTTCTTCATGTGTTTGCTGTACGCCTGCGCGCACTCCGTCTCCCCATCCAGCCAGATGATCTTGCCAAAGAAGCGATCGGGCGCTGGGAAGAAGTGCTCCGGCCAGATGTTCTCCAGGTACCAGGCAAACGACTTGCACTGCAGCTTCTCGCGCAGCGCCACGCGTTCCGTGACGTTCACCTTGTCCTTGACGCTCAGCGAGAGGCCGGAGGTGTAGAGCATGACAAAATATTGCCAATCGTCCATCCAGACGGTGGCGGCGCGTGCCAAGTTATCGGTGAGCACCTCGCTCATGCCACCGGGGAAGGTGTAGGGCGTGCTGCTGCGGAACACGTGCCCCACGTGGGAGCAGGGGCTGATCTCCACTCTGCCGCCGCACTGCCAGATGCGGAAGGACATCTCCACATTCTCGCCGCCCCACACACGCATGTTGCTGTCGTAGGCGCCCATTTCGTAGAAGTAGCTGCGATCGATGGCAAACAGACCGCCAGCCATGCCGGGCGTGGCTATAGGAGCAGTCGCATCCTTGCCTGCAATCCCCGTTGTGGGACGCTTCCTGTCCGACGAGAACCAGCGGAAGCTCAGCTGCCAATTGAAGCCGCCCCAATGGTTCTCAAAGGTTTTCGTGTAGCTAAAATTGTCATCGGAAATGATGTCTATGACGGGGCAGATGACCACATTGCGTGACTCCTTGATCCTGGCCAACAGCGGCTCCAGCCAGCCACGCGAGCACTCGCAGTGCGCGTCCAGAAAGGTGAGCACATCGCCGCGCGCATGCTCAGCGCCCAAGAGGCGCGCAGGCACCAGGCCGCTGCGTTTCTTCATGCGATAGATGCGCGTGGGCACCGTCAGCACGCGCACGTAGCTCTCCAGCTGCCGCTTGAGGTAGGCTGGAAGAGAGAGCAAGTAAGTTAGGAGGAGCTTTAGAGGGGTTTTGGCTGTGCTGCCCGCTTACAGCGCTCGCTGGCATCGTCCACCAAAATGATTTCCTTGAGCAAGTGACGCGGCGAGCGGTTGATGACGCTGGTGATGGTGCGCAGCAGCACGGACCAGGCCTCGTTGTGGAAGACAATGATGACCGAGGTGCTGGGCAAGTCGCTGGCATACTTTTTGTCGCGGCATCTGCAAGGGAAAAGAAAGATTAGAGATGAAAGCCTGAGGGttgcctgcagctgccacacttACTCCGGCGTGCGGTAGTCCTTGAGCGTGCGATTCAGTGGTATGCGATCGCTGGCCAGCAGATTGAAGCTGTTCAGGCGAAAGAAGCGCTGCATGCGAAAGCGATCGCGGGGCGGCACCACAACGGGTCTGCCGTCCTCGCCCTCGCCAGGGACAGGCTTGAACTGGTTAATGTTGTAATCGTCTgtcaatgggaatgggaatgggaatggatttatgtattcatttatttatttatgacttgATGTCGACTCACCTGCAGTCATATTGCCGAAGATGTCTCCCTTGCCAATATAATGGGCCACAATGCTCTTGTGGGGCCAGAGCGAGCGACGCTTGGGCGGCGGTTTCGGATGACTTTGCACGaacgaaataaaaacgagagtCGATACCCACAACGAATGCGATGCGAGGGCAAGTGATCCACAAAAGGCATAGACAAAGATGTGACAATGGATATTAAATTTAGcattttacaataaaaacCCGAAAACACGCGAGGCCCGGCCATGGCgatggcaaaacaaacaagaagaaaTGCAAAGTGGAGGcttgaaacaacaaaaaaccgaaagTCGAGGCGAGCCGCTCGagtggaacagcagcagccagccaggggCTACACTTCACTTGCAACATGGCCAGGAAATTATGCAATGCCAGGCGGAGGATGGAGCACCCCGTCCTAATGGattcttcttctgttttttgtattaattacTCACCGCAGCTCTGAATCAGCACTTTGTATGCTTGCCACATACAAGTTAATGCTAATTGCAAACATGAAGAATGCAAAGAACAGCAGGAAGAGGTAGAGGAGCCACAGCTTCTTTAATTGTTGGAAAGCGCAGACCCATCGTTAAATGTTGTTGTCTTCCACCTGCGTGTTAATGACCGCTGTCCGTCTGCAGCTGGGAGATGTTGTGTCTGATCGCCAGCACTGTTTGGTGCCAACTAATCAagttatttgttgttggccaagtCAATAGCCTAACGACGATTCGCAGCCGCAACTCCCcctccacgctccacgctccacgctgTATGGCACACAAATTCGTGGCGCTGGAACAATTCCGATGCTTTAAAATACGCGCCGCGTACGCGTTCCAATttgcaaaattgttttgtaCTGTTTACTTTTTATGAATACATTTCGCTTGTCCTCTCTCGCGGATGGCACTTGTTTACATCTTTCACCGGGGGCTGTGTTGGCCAAAGAAGAAGTCTTTTGATGGCAAATGTAAAGAAAACACCAATTGGGAACTTGAAAAGTGGAAAGCGGGGTTGGATTTGTGCcaattgttttagtttttgcccAATTTAGGACAaacttttattaatatttataaaatccAATTGGAGAGCTCATTTTTGcgtgggttttttttttgtatttaatcgctGCAGAGACGATGAATCCGCAACTATCGATgtaatataccaaaatataccttctcatttaaaaaatataccggagttttaaatcatattccaagattttgatgttctatttaatattactagctagttagaaATCTCCgtgctaaaactataatttgatcccatttatcaatcaattctcttcaagattggctagttttcattctttccttttcttggaatgtttccaaataaatttttaaactaaaaaggtcaactaAATACTTCCCTGGAACTATCTAGTTCAGCTTAGCCCATGTTAGCCACCACTAAAACACGCGGTAACCTACACAACAACTACATGTTTATATACACAGCTGACGGCGGGAGGAAATGGAACTGGCAACAAGTTTACAGAAATTCAAGTATTCTCCTATCGATGTTTATGTAGCAAATGCAAACGGCCAATTAAATCATTACACACAGACATCAAATGCCACAAAGCTGAGTctttaaaacaattttggaTGTGAAAATGTGTTGTCACTTAACGTACTGAAACTCCACATTAATATTCTACTACTCGTAGTACCAATTGATGGAACAATAGAAATCTTATCCAAGCTCGATTTATTTTCATaaaatctttttattttctttcttag from Drosophila subobscura isolate 14011-0131.10 chromosome E, UCBerk_Dsub_1.0, whole genome shotgun sequence includes the following:
- the LOC117892316 gene encoding polypeptide N-acetylgalactosaminyltransferase 3; this translates as MFAISINLYVASIQSADSELRHPKPPPKRRSLWPHKSIVAHYIGKGDIFGNMTADDYNINQFKPVPGEGEDGRPVVVPPRDRFRMQRFFRLNSFNLLASDRIPLNRTLKDYRTPECRDKKYASDLPSTSVIIVFHNEAWSVLLRTITSVINRSPRHLLKEIILVDDASERSYLKRQLESYVRVLTVPTRIYRMKKRSGLVPARLLGAEHARGDVLTFLDAHCECSRGWLEPLLARIKESRNVVICPVIDIISDDNFSYTKTFENHWGGFNWQLSFRWFSSDRKRPTTGIAGKDATAPIATPGMAGGLFAIDRSYFYEMGAYDSNMRVWGGENVEMSFRIWQCGGRVEISPCSHVGHVFRSSTPYTFPGGMSEVLTDNLARAATVWMDDWQYFVMLYTSGLSLSVKDKVNVTERVALREKLQCKSFAWYLENIWPEHFFPAPDRFFGKIIWLDGETECAQAYSKHMKNLPGRALSREWKRAFEEIESKSEEFMSLIDLERDKCLRPLKEVAPRSSLQPVTVGDCTSHAQTMDMFVITPKGQIMTNDNICLAYRPPKQGVIKLLKNRNATMSNVMLTQCAGDVSQLWNYDMDTQQISHRDTKLCLTLKAATNARNQKQEKVVLCMQCDFKDITQKWGFIPLPWRL